Genomic window (Rossellomorea aquimaris):
TGTGTGGGAGGATTTCGAAGCAACATACGCAAAAGCAGGTTACGATTATAAAGGGAAGGCAGTAACGGAAAAAGTCGTTCGGCAATGGGTCAATACATACGGAGAACAAATCCACGAATTCGCTGCACAAAACCCTAAATACAAACACCTGATCGATGATAAAGAAGATGATGATTTAGTACATTAAAGTGATGAGGGACGGACCTTGAAAAAGGTCCATCCCTCACTGATTTAATCGATTAAAATGTCGATGTCAACTTTTGAGCGAAGTTTTTCTTCGCTGAAGACCCATCCTGTGTAGGAGCTGACGATGTTCAGGTCTTTGTCGAGCTGTACCAGGGCGACAAAAGGATAGTGTCCATTATTTCTGTAGCGAAGATCAATGAAGCGTACTTCAAAGTGATCATCGTATTCGTCCACTTCCCAGCGGAAAACCGGCGAAAAGGAGAGAAAGGCGGCCAGGTTTTTATCTTTTTTTGCAGCATTGATTACTGGATTCTCTGGTATCGGTATCCGTTCGAATTTATCAAAAATCGTAATTGACCGTCTGAATGCCCGTGCGACATAATAATGCTCCTTTGTTACGATCGCAAGGCGCCATTGGAAAAACCGAATCGTCGGTGAAACGATGATTTTTTCCGCTTTAGGGATTCTTCTCTTCACCGCATTTT
Coding sequences:
- a CDS encoding YfhJ family protein, translating into MESTFHELTQLLIEKNNKLSYEKARTWIELVWEDFEATYAKAGYDYKGKAVTEKVVRQWVNTYGEQIHEFAAQNPKYKHLIDDKEDDDLVH